A section of the Pseudanabaena mucicola str. Chao 1806 genome encodes:
- a CDS encoding IS66 family transposase, translating into MHTKRGQIAMDAMDILPNFDGISVHDGLSSYAQYDCKHALCNAHHLRELTFIVERYQQPWAELMLSLLVEIKDQIGVAKTDGLSALPSEKSADFERRYQELIDQGLKANPPPPIDPDIPPRKGRLKQSPAKNLLDRLQKNQSAVLAFMYDFRVPFDNNQAERDLRMMKLKQKVSGTFRSLEGAQMFCRIRGYISTLRKQGVNVLESLKQVFLGNHFFPNLQPE; encoded by the coding sequence ATGCATACCAAACGGGGTCAAATAGCTATGGATGCGATGGATATTCTGCCCAACTTTGACGGTATCAGTGTCCATGATGGTTTATCTAGTTATGCCCAATATGATTGTAAACATGCTTTGTGCAATGCACATCATTTACGGGAATTGACGTTTATCGTTGAACGTTACCAACAGCCATGGGCAGAGTTGATGCTCTCGTTATTGGTTGAAATCAAAGACCAGATAGGAGTTGCCAAAACTGATGGACTCAGCGCTTTACCCTCAGAAAAATCAGCAGATTTTGAGCGACGTTATCAGGAACTAATTGACCAAGGACTTAAAGCTAATCCGCCGCCTCCCATAGATCCAGATATCCCACCAAGGAAAGGTCGTCTTAAACAAAGTCCAGCCAAGAACTTACTCGACCGTCTTCAAAAAAATCAATCGGCTGTTTTAGCTTTTATGTATGATTTTCGTGTTCCTTTTGATAACAATCAGGCGGAACGTGATTTACGTATGATGAAACTCAAACAGAAAGTATCTGGCACTTTTCGCTCTCTTGAGGGCGCTCAAATGTTCTGTCGCATTCGTGGCTATATTTCGACTCTCAGAAAGCAAGGTGTTAATGTTCTGGAGTCTCTCAAACAAGTGTTTCTTGGAAACCATTTCTTCCCAAATCTCCAGCCTGAGTAG
- the rdgB gene encoding RdgB/HAM1 family non-canonical purine NTP pyrophosphatase — MSEISNQLQKLVIASGNAGKIKEFRAYLADLGVTLIAKPDSIEVEETGTTFIENAHLKASQVAIATQEWALADDSGLEVIALNCAPGVLSARYAETDQARIDRVLQELTHHSNREAQFVCAIAIASPDGAIAADAVGICKGLIADAPRGNKGFGYDPVFLVPELHQTFGEIEPPVKAKISHRAIALNILRSKLESLIAPHLAQT; from the coding sequence ATGTCTGAGATATCAAATCAACTACAAAAATTAGTGATTGCCAGTGGAAATGCTGGTAAAATAAAAGAATTTCGTGCTTATTTAGCGGACTTGGGTGTGACTCTCATCGCTAAGCCTGACAGTATTGAAGTAGAAGAAACAGGCACAACATTTATTGAGAACGCTCATCTCAAGGCATCACAGGTGGCGATCGCTACTCAGGAATGGGCTTTAGCGGATGATTCAGGGCTAGAGGTAATCGCACTCAACTGTGCTCCAGGTGTATTGTCGGCGAGATATGCAGAGACAGATCAAGCACGAATTGATCGGGTTTTACAAGAACTCACTCACCACTCTAATCGTGAAGCTCAATTTGTCTGTGCGATTGCGATCGCTTCACCAGATGGAGCGATCGCTGCTGATGCGGTTGGTATTTGCAAAGGATTAATTGCTGATGCTCCAAGGGGAAATAAGGGATTTGGTTATGATCCTGTCTTCCTAGTCCCCGAACTACATCAAACCTTTGGCGAAATCGAGCCTCCAGTCAAGGCAAAAATTAGTCATCGAGCCATTGCTCTCAATATTTTGCGTTCTAAGTTAGAGTCATTGATTGCACCACATCTAGCTCAAACCTAA
- a CDS encoding RDD family protein, whose translation MDFEPAYSRYPLATVNQRLGALIVDFLSCWFISELTVSILSIDPANPLHLFIFISTWFVFRVFIAARAQGQSFGRWLISIRVIDAEYGKTAGLGAFMKREIFVFVCAIFLIKTITSTLIVFAWIPFVADAAFAIVDSEKRQAFHDRISGTISIQTRKGFAIDEKLGKLFNQAGEQATKLYQSRQERDFDEDVYGAPRPKPTKPKRRPRTKSRPPQDFNFDRDSDFDRAYQNSYQDNYADPYVEPLDPPKNVYKGDVDGFDDWDKDDYRDDFGDRPKSYGNTYEKPYEDEPPIRRSARRPRRR comes from the coding sequence ATGGACTTCGAGCCAGCCTACAGCCGCTATCCCCTTGCTACGGTCAATCAACGCCTCGGAGCGCTCATCGTAGACTTTTTAAGTTGTTGGTTTATTTCCGAATTAACCGTCTCAATATTATCGATTGATCCTGCTAACCCTCTGCATCTATTTATATTTATCTCGACATGGTTTGTCTTTCGCGTATTTATCGCTGCACGTGCACAGGGACAGAGCTTTGGTAGATGGTTGATCAGTATTCGCGTGATTGACGCAGAATATGGCAAAACTGCTGGACTTGGCGCATTTATGAAGCGTGAGATATTTGTCTTTGTTTGTGCCATTTTTCTGATCAAAACAATCACCTCGACCCTCATTGTCTTCGCATGGATTCCCTTTGTCGCTGATGCTGCCTTTGCGATCGTTGATAGCGAAAAGCGCCAAGCCTTCCATGATCGCATCAGTGGCACGATTTCCATTCAAACCCGCAAAGGTTTTGCGATCGATGAAAAGTTAGGCAAACTCTTTAACCAAGCGGGTGAACAAGCAACTAAGCTCTATCAAAGTCGCCAAGAGCGAGACTTTGATGAAGATGTATACGGTGCTCCTCGTCCCAAACCTACCAAACCCAAGCGCCGACCCCGCACCAAATCACGCCCACCCCAAGACTTTAATTTTGATCGAGATAGTGACTTTGATCGGGCTTATCAAAATTCTTACCAAGACAATTATGCCGATCCCTATGTAGAGCCTTTAGATCCCCCAAAAAATGTCTATAAAGGAGATGTTGATGGTTTTGATGATTGGGACAAGGATGACTATCGTGATGATTTTGGCGATCGCCCTAAGTCCTACGGCAATACTTACGAAAAGCCTTATGAAGATGAACCACCAATTAGGCGATCAGCTCGTCGTCCCAGACGGAGATAG
- a CDS encoding DUF29 domain-containing protein translates to MTQVITHKSLDTSLYEADFLLWTEATVAKLKARDFDHIDLENLIEEIESLGRSEKKEVRNRLKTLLEHLIKRIYVDMPQEFNGWERTIREQRAEIRIELKDMPSLKRFWDELFDVAWGLALLKVKDEYAPKGYHIPDQWQFNRDIETMLSMKFWDE, encoded by the coding sequence ATGACACAGGTGATAACTCATAAATCCCTAGACACATCTCTATACGAGGCAGACTTTTTGCTATGGACTGAGGCAACTGTAGCCAAACTCAAAGCAAGGGATTTTGATCATATAGACTTGGAAAACTTGATAGAGGAGATTGAGAGTTTGGGACGTTCTGAAAAAAAGGAGGTTAGAAATCGGCTCAAAACTTTGCTTGAACATCTAATCAAGCGGATCTATGTCGATATGCCTCAAGAATTTAATGGATGGGAACGCACGATTAGAGAGCAACGTGCTGAAATTAGAATCGAACTCAAGGATATGCCAAGCCTCAAGAGGTTTTGGGATGAGTTATTTGATGTGGCTTGGGGACTTGCCTTGCTCAAAGTAAAAGATGAGTATGCGCCAAAAGGATATCACATTCCTGATCAATGGCAGTTTAACCGTGATATTGAGACAATGCTAAGCATGAAATTTTGGGATGAGTAA
- a CDS encoding type III pantothenate kinase — protein sequence MANYLAIAIGNTRIKAVIFGSDRQILEEYAFTHDQLPILEAQLAGRDFAHIAIASVVPELITNWHHLPQTQIIKTCDVPLRGLYATMGCDRALAAYGAGEIYGYPVLVIDAGTAIDLTGINDQKTLVGGAIVAGLRSQFLSLYQNTSALPDLHVPTALPNRWGIDTNSSIQAGISQILLTGLQAYINDWRSQFPDSKVIITGGDGEYLVNWGLQVDIIDKNLIFWGIWELS from the coding sequence TTGGCTAATTACTTAGCGATCGCCATTGGCAATACCAGAATTAAGGCAGTGATTTTTGGTAGCGATCGCCAAATTCTTGAGGAATATGCCTTTACCCATGACCAATTACCAATCTTAGAAGCGCAGCTTGCAGGTCGAGATTTTGCTCATATTGCGATCGCTTCTGTAGTTCCTGAATTGATTACCAATTGGCATCATCTACCACAAACGCAAATTATTAAAACTTGTGATGTACCTCTGCGAGGTCTGTACGCAACGATGGGATGCGATCGCGCTTTGGCAGCATATGGTGCAGGGGAAATCTATGGCTATCCAGTTTTAGTGATTGACGCGGGGACAGCGATTGATTTAACAGGAATTAATGATCAAAAAACTTTAGTTGGTGGGGCAATTGTGGCGGGGTTGCGATCGCAGTTTTTAAGTTTGTACCAAAATACATCAGCTTTGCCCGATCTCCATGTTCCCACAGCCTTGCCAAATCGTTGGGGCATAGATACTAATAGCTCAATTCAAGCAGGAATTTCCCAAATACTATTAACAGGTTTACAGGCTTACATAAATGATTGGCGATCGCAATTTCCTGACAGCAAGGTGATAATTACTGGAGGCGATGGAGAATATTTAGTGAATTGGGGGCTACAAGTAGATATAATTGACAAGAATCTAATTTTTTGGGGGATTTGGGAACTGTCATGA
- a CDS encoding AAA family ATPase, whose protein sequence is MSFDPKLCRNESEVESKLIVQYLLPTLGYDASKWHQEVALGSIRLDFLALTSQVFPSINDSAPKVCVVMEAKHPKQNLNSHVRRLSHYLTRLQVVYGVLTNGKDFRIYELVGDQINLIFQCQGIEITDKIRKIKDIIGRDKLAGLKNNKPVDFFNLLDLPKKTDQPPEQLIANLSASQKLFATKISKPKIMKTIAIYHNKGGVGKTTTTINLAAAISRKGLKVLIIDLDSQANTTYAAGLMKFETEEEDTLKDSNIYNVVFYPKSNYIPEVALKSTFTYPPVDVIPAHLNLIWQEQRLVDKDSSKTHLIKKLELVKDEYDVVLIDTPPSLNLYAKIALIACDYLIIPSDLKPFANEGLRNVKNFIEEIDEFRTFINKPAIEVLGVLPSKILTIPSYIKATLPKQEKVVEDRYGFPVLETRIFQREDLSRAIDNFIFEGDRQIPDPKSIFDFKPDSISAAEFEELANEVLEKVGLLGLSA, encoded by the coding sequence ATGAGTTTCGATCCAAAGCTTTGTCGCAATGAGAGCGAGGTTGAAAGTAAATTAATTGTCCAGTATCTTTTGCCTACACTTGGCTATGACGCGAGTAAATGGCATCAGGAAGTTGCTTTAGGGAGCATTCGCTTAGACTTTTTAGCCCTGACTTCTCAGGTATTTCCGAGCATTAATGACTCTGCACCTAAGGTTTGTGTGGTGATGGAGGCGAAACATCCGAAGCAAAATCTTAATTCCCATGTGCGGCGATTGAGTCATTATTTAACTCGCTTACAGGTTGTCTATGGGGTACTAACCAATGGCAAGGATTTTCGTATTTATGAGCTTGTGGGTGATCAGATTAACTTAATTTTCCAATGTCAAGGCATCGAAATCACTGACAAAATCAGAAAAATTAAGGATATTATTGGGAGAGATAAATTAGCTGGGTTAAAAAATAACAAACCTGTTGATTTTTTTAATTTGCTTGATTTACCCAAAAAGACCGATCAACCACCTGAGCAGTTAATTGCCAATCTTTCCGCATCTCAAAAACTTTTTGCTACTAAAATTTCAAAACCTAAAATCATGAAAACGATCGCAATCTATCACAATAAAGGCGGTGTTGGTAAAACTACGACTACGATTAATCTTGCTGCTGCCATTAGCCGCAAGGGTTTGAAGGTTCTCATCATTGACCTCGACAGTCAGGCGAATACAACCTATGCCGCAGGGTTAATGAAGTTTGAGACTGAAGAAGAAGATACGCTCAAAGATAGCAATATTTACAATGTCGTCTTCTATCCCAAATCTAACTACATTCCTGAAGTTGCCCTCAAAAGCACATTTACTTATCCCCCAGTGGATGTCATTCCTGCCCACCTCAATTTGATTTGGCAAGAGCAAAGATTAGTTGATAAAGATAGTTCCAAAACGCATTTGATCAAGAAATTGGAACTGGTAAAAGATGAGTATGATGTGGTGCTGATCGATACGCCACCATCTCTGAATCTCTACGCCAAAATTGCACTGATAGCCTGTGATTATTTAATCATCCCCTCTGACCTCAAACCTTTTGCTAATGAAGGTTTACGCAATGTCAAAAACTTTATTGAAGAAATTGATGAGTTTCGGACTTTTATCAATAAACCTGCGATCGAGGTTTTAGGTGTATTACCTTCCAAAATCTTGACCATTCCCTCCTACATCAAAGCAACTTTGCCTAAGCAAGAAAAAGTTGTCGAAGATCGCTATGGATTTCCTGTGTTGGAAACTAGAATCTTCCAACGTGAAGACTTATCAAGGGCAATTGATAATTTTATATTTGAAGGTGATCGTCAAATTCCTGACCCTAAGTCTATTTTTGACTTTAAACCAGATTCCATATCTGCTGCTGAGTTTGAGGAATTAGCCAATGAAGTTCTTGAGAAAGTAGGATTATTAGGATTAAGTGCATGA
- a CDS encoding HNH endonuclease, with protein sequence MDLENKTLKELFDLVDKIGRKRYHKLTKEDFDNYQQYECWRYIDGNFGSGSNQESKNWVRDNSDFHCPICNVRYHKDNGRTVDHKLPRSKYPWLSIDFKNLWVICKNCNQEKSDMDWYEYERYIFINYPHLYENLKLFRPSQLLKELKKS encoded by the coding sequence ATGGATCTGGAAAATAAAACCTTAAAAGAGTTATTTGATCTTGTTGATAAAATTGGTAGAAAGCGTTATCACAAATTAACCAAGGAAGATTTTGATAACTACCAACAATATGAATGCTGGCGCTATATTGATGGGAATTTTGGTTCTGGCAGCAATCAAGAAAGTAAAAACTGGGTAAGAGATAATTCAGATTTTCACTGTCCAATTTGTAACGTTCGATATCATAAAGATAATGGTAGAACAGTTGATCACAAATTGCCTAGATCTAAATATCCTTGGCTGTCTATTGATTTTAAAAATTTGTGGGTAATTTGCAAAAATTGTAACCAAGAAAAAAGTGATATGGATTGGTATGAATATGAACGCTATATTTTTATAAACTATCCTCATCTCTATGAGAATTTAAAGCTATTTCGTCCTAGTCAATTACTTAAAGAACTAAAAAAGTCTTAA
- a CDS encoding alpha-mannosidase: MVDSVKNLTQVISQLRSRSHLSILSNWQRQDQYGEWKTLLTVNSKQNKPILSFLRREENIYIKQVWQVPAMYVGLPTLGTTIRLNLIWWADICEVWVNGEKVQEGDLFDQKCRLLLAKNAKANQEFILEIKLNSTKHDIGALQLSEIVFEYPHQPCDPDKFATELEILQTYIPIFVKHQIDLLPLETATDCLISLFSKSEPIYSDNFLAKLAAIREPLLQYSDFLKQRQIYILGNSHIDVAWLWAIAETKNAMQRTFMSALNLQNNYPELIFNQSTAVSYQWMEQEYPELFSRIQSAVAEGKWELIGGMWVEPDGNLPSGEALIRQILYGQQYFHDQFQKEVKIAWLPDTFGFHWQMPQILLKSGFEAFVTQKLLWNDRNKFPHQIFWWEGVDGSRIFTYFSNELGQGLEPIAITKYLATQEAKHHISETVWLYGVGDHGGGPTADMLDLGREWMDSPLFFKMQPSTLENFLLNLKGKLPADLPVWRDELYLEFHRGTFTTKADQKHQNRQMEVLLGNAEKLSAIAYLTSQISYPHANLETAWQGLLLNQFHDILPGTSIPEVFTDADRTWAEVREICDRILDPVNASYQQTSCLQAWNFLNWQRSQLVRLTDNSLYWLENIPSFGFAELETVAIRETNQPLSITSENEKFYLENIYLRVEIDAKTGVISQIFDKRSQKNILQSPSKLQFFEDKGQYWDAWNIDPNYETKQLESASLSSIKILDNSSLLVSIQVIQKFHNSTFIQEIQLTAFEQFITINSFVDWQEEHTLVKVNFPVNWQASYATYEIPMGTIQRSTLGETPEDQAKWEVPAQYWADISSGHDALGLAVINDSKYGYDAKPDCLRLSLLRSPNWPSPNSDRGLHQFTYRLVPHQGDWRKANIVQLAQELNNPVILKHSSIQGNYRSFINISAPNIILSAFKRSQDQSGWIIRLYESHGQSAETNIEISSQLLQISNVWECDLMERKNNLISLVNNKNRYFKAIFLPYEIKTFLVL, encoded by the coding sequence ATGGTTGATTCTGTAAAAAATCTAACTCAAGTTATCTCTCAATTACGATCGCGATCGCATTTATCAATCCTTAGCAATTGGCAGAGACAGGATCAGTATGGGGAATGGAAGACATTGCTAACGGTAAATTCTAAACAGAATAAGCCGATATTATCCTTTTTGCGAAGGGAAGAAAATATTTATATCAAGCAAGTTTGGCAGGTTCCCGCAATGTATGTAGGTCTACCAACTTTGGGTACAACCATTCGTCTCAACTTAATTTGGTGGGCAGATATTTGTGAAGTTTGGGTTAATGGAGAGAAAGTTCAAGAAGGGGATTTATTTGATCAGAAGTGTCGGCTGCTATTGGCTAAAAATGCAAAGGCAAATCAAGAATTTATTTTAGAAATTAAATTAAATAGCACTAAGCATGACATTGGTGCGTTGCAGCTTTCAGAAATAGTTTTTGAGTATCCTCATCAACCCTGCGATCCTGACAAATTTGCAACTGAGTTAGAGATTCTCCAGACCTATATTCCCATTTTTGTTAAACATCAAATTGATTTACTACCTTTAGAAACTGCTACGGATTGCCTAATATCACTGTTCTCTAAATCTGAGCCCATTTACAGTGATAATTTCCTTGCCAAACTTGCAGCGATTCGTGAACCACTACTGCAATATAGTGACTTTCTCAAACAACGCCAGATTTATATTCTTGGTAATTCGCATATTGATGTGGCTTGGTTATGGGCGATCGCGGAAACTAAAAACGCAATGCAGCGCACCTTTATGTCCGCTTTAAATTTACAAAATAATTATCCAGAATTAATTTTCAATCAAAGTACCGCAGTTTCCTATCAATGGATGGAACAGGAATATCCTGAATTATTTTCGCGGATTCAGTCAGCCGTTGCCGAGGGTAAGTGGGAACTTATTGGTGGCATGTGGGTGGAGCCAGATGGGAACTTGCCGAGTGGAGAAGCATTGATTAGACAGATTCTCTATGGTCAGCAATATTTTCACGATCAATTCCAAAAGGAAGTGAAAATTGCATGGCTACCCGACACCTTTGGCTTTCATTGGCAAATGCCACAAATCCTTTTAAAAAGCGGCTTTGAAGCATTTGTGACTCAGAAATTGCTATGGAATGATCGCAATAAATTTCCTCATCAGATCTTTTGGTGGGAAGGTGTGGATGGAAGTAGAATTTTTACATATTTCAGTAATGAGCTTGGTCAAGGCTTAGAACCTATAGCGATCACCAAATACCTCGCCACTCAAGAAGCAAAGCATCATATCTCTGAAACAGTGTGGCTTTATGGTGTTGGTGATCACGGTGGCGGACCAACTGCCGATATGTTGGATCTGGGTCGTGAGTGGATGGATTCACCCCTTTTCTTCAAAATGCAGCCTAGCACTTTAGAGAATTTTCTGTTGAATTTAAAAGGGAAACTACCTGCTGATTTACCAGTTTGGCGAGATGAACTTTATTTAGAATTTCATCGCGGAACGTTTACTACTAAAGCAGATCAAAAACATCAAAATCGCCAAATGGAAGTGCTTTTAGGTAATGCCGAAAAATTGAGCGCGATCGCCTATTTAACTAGTCAAATTTCCTATCCACACGCCAATTTAGAAACAGCTTGGCAGGGATTACTGCTTAATCAATTTCACGATATTCTTCCTGGAACCTCGATTCCTGAAGTGTTTACCGATGCCGATCGCACATGGGCTGAGGTGCGGGAAATTTGCGATCGCATTTTAGATCCTGTTAATGCTTCTTACCAGCAGACCTCATGTTTGCAGGCTTGGAATTTTTTAAATTGGCAGCGATCGCAATTAGTGAGACTTACCGATAACTCCTTATATTGGTTAGAAAATATTCCTAGTTTTGGCTTTGCTGAATTAGAAACTGTCGCAATTAGAGAGACTAACCAACCTTTAAGCATTACGTCTGAAAATGAGAAATTTTATCTCGAAAATATTTATCTGCGAGTTGAGATTGATGCAAAAACTGGTGTGATTTCTCAAATATTTGATAAGCGATCGCAAAAGAATATATTGCAATCTCCAAGTAAATTACAGTTTTTTGAAGATAAAGGACAATATTGGGATGCCTGGAATATCGATCCTAATTATGAGACCAAACAGTTAGAATCTGCGAGCTTATCATCAATCAAAATTTTAGATAATTCTAGTTTATTGGTGTCGATTCAGGTTATTCAAAAATTTCATAATTCTACTTTTATTCAAGAAATTCAATTAACAGCTTTTGAGCAATTTATTACTATCAATAGTTTCGTAGATTGGCAAGAGGAACATACTCTAGTTAAAGTTAATTTCCCTGTGAATTGGCAAGCATCCTATGCCACTTACGAAATTCCTATGGGAACAATTCAGCGTAGCACTTTGGGTGAAACTCCTGAAGATCAAGCTAAATGGGAGGTTCCCGCACAATATTGGGCAGATATATCTTCAGGGCATGACGCTTTAGGTTTAGCGGTTATTAATGATAGCAAGTATGGCTATGATGCTAAGCCCGATTGTCTGCGCTTGTCTTTGTTACGCAGTCCTAACTGGCCCAGTCCAAATAGCGATCGCGGGCTTCATCAATTTACCTATCGACTAGTTCCTCATCAAGGTGATTGGCGTAAGGCAAATATTGTCCAGTTAGCGCAAGAATTGAATAATCCAGTTATTTTAAAGCATTCTTCAATTCAAGGAAATTATCGAAGTTTTATAAATATTTCTGCACCTAATATTATTCTTTCTGCATTCAAGCGATCGCAAGATCAATCAGGTTGGATTATCCGTTTATATGAGTCACATGGTCAGTCAGCAGAAACTAATATTGAAATTTCATCACAATTATTGCAAATATCAAATGTATGGGAATGTGATCTCATGGAACGCAAAAATAATTTGATCTCACTAGTTAATAATAAGAACAGATATTTTAAAGCTATATTTCTACCCTATGAAATTAAGACTTTTTTAGTTCTTTAA